One window of the Eriocheir sinensis breed Jianghai 21 chromosome 59, ASM2467909v1, whole genome shotgun sequence genome contains the following:
- the LOC126985305 gene encoding nascent polypeptide-associated complex subunit alpha, muscle-specific form-like isoform X22: MSVVGSVVVIKRTGADGTPYPMVHCSCSIGRNIECDIRVQLNSVSQQQCRIDVDPSGKAYLTNLSHNNQTVLGDYTLAPEEVCMLSHKQVISVGERKFRWEYPEDSALAVSFPAVAPAEKVKILVPVDKSPLPRYTDSAGVSHRWSIDDASEAKRKKVSFGPQLNPEHFDKLLPPATPVSKGDKPNGRQSPLDAPSSGPGSARKSGRVSVASTFESIPEYVPDTPTKSLLRRRSPTPVKPYLARSLGISMGKLQGDVPSPEKETPHTSQAQPTEVPAQSSKPMPTDKPMDRTPVKKPVTPLKRPTPGPKTPKSPKVISTKIAHLKLVSPSAAGEKSTSPRGRPKNTPSPKAPGAASPRGRPRKSLSPSATPSPRGRPKKSLSPSPRGRPKKSLSPSATPSPRGRPKKSQSPKAPGTPVPRGRPKSQSPKAPRGRPKSQSPKAPRGRPKSQSPKAPRGRPKSQSPKAPRGRPKSQSPKAPRGRPKSQSPKAPRGRPKSQSPKSLGTPLPRGRPKKSLSPSPKLQGSLKRPASTSQVSSTPQKKLFKFSNSPLKPPAPKTLTPKLGTPKRAGTPTYVTPKKFMKVGTPKSVGKINNATPKKPSSPKASPKVATPKASPKSATPKGSPKLSSPKPSTPKGSPKAGTPKGSPKLSSPKSATPRKVTSPKVVSSKLSSPKASSKLSSPKSATPKASPKSATPKASPKSATPKASPKSATPKRAATPKASPKSATPKASPKAATPKASPKSATPKRVSSPKAATPKASPKSATPKRVSSPKAATPKASPKLTSLKSATPKASPKAATPKASPKSATPKRVSSPKAATPKASPKFPTPKASPKFPTPKSSPKVAASKASPKFPTPKASPKFPTPKSATPKAASPKLATPKKLSAKSISPRFLSSKLASYKCPSPKFPSPKLSSPKSSPKFPSPKLSPKFSSPKSAAKKFSSPKAANLKLSSPKNRSSPKLSSPKSTSKAATSPKLSSPKPSRPKKLSTPRKPTTPKKLSTPKGTSPKTPSTPKPGRPKTVATPKATTPKPGHSKKLSTPRSASPRKPATPKFASPEVLAAPGSVTPWSVSRKKLSSPKFSSPEVIAAPGSAKGKKSQSPKFASPKNVCAVLLTPPHTGSPKASSTSKLTPPKSPGVKRSATLKTPTPKKLKTDSPKNSGSATPKSTGKKHPRTPASALRIKAATSRSTHKKVTIKSQTSATPGLKSGKLSRVMKAKTPKKTWADVLKKGLTGKGAALSRSQKARTVLAATRTMHKQSKRTVQPKKTKQTFPFQEAALKQQEVASTTSTGHANSPAPIIIRRKTTQTPKVFRRGQKQPCPVNQPGGVGDTADLEGLSSLMATPRVPPQGETAVPSPRGRVKATPRTSPSQRLRRALRSSPSSSSANTSISSINMTNFDFSAVRTPELTKDLFVSSLETPAPCGTPESVYRNPADRQALDSPVQVTIEADATTFDFGNAHTPDVTQDKFVSPVSGLRTPRTAISTPKPQLKNMAPLRNLSAESIPQEQQETSSRDAASEENLEGAAGTSSQANHTDAASVKKLLRTPKAATSPQADYTDVAGVKKLLKTPRAAPPSPQANYTDVAGVKKLLRTPKPAATSPQADYTNIVGTRKLMKTPGPVPASPEADYTNVAGVGKMLRTPKPAPASPEADYTQVAGMKKLLRTPKPAVASPEADYTNVAGVGKLLRTPKPAVVSPKADYTNVAGVGKLLRTPKAAVASPEADYTNVRGVRHLLRSPKTPTNTPEADFTGVAMLLSTPEPQLEDDAAVRVERARKTPLADHTNVDRSQSPVRGAKGKAATPQKEASPATSSPSENIPPQGQEEEGPAPRRSQRKPKAADQQSEVTPVRRMRSRRKIEDCVLELVQSPIGSTHSLLSTPLEEQPTPTRKSKRTRKGGVDADQDTPSKALVAPGTPVTVLQATVDAGEVAPLPEVLPSPEEDSIQGKQGKEEEAATPRPKKGRAKKELSDETEVQNVPAKTLDENVAVESPAKTTRRGRAAKGTAAESDTKESVEEEARPAPTVRGRGRRAVAAAAPVEDSSQREQSAEASLPKGRGTKNKLPDEEVEVQNVPDKTSSSDEDVTESPAKITRRGRTAKGAAAESGKKKSVEEAAQLTPTVRGRGRRAAAVAAAAAIAIGSPKDQTSKDDKPQASKSKRGQSKEEHDTAAVEEGGKGTRRTRRKVAFADEPDTKQSKDEDSEEKSIPAKRPAARKTRGGRGSKKEEEEDEAEDKENNSPPKKARTQRTRAKKGDTADDDEGKAEDKEDEDNATPAKRGKRPLRTKSKNTSEEKMDEDTKTEEEKAATTKKGRPRKAAAKKGGKDDEKMEEKEDVPSEDSKDEECVPTPPKRGRRQQKAAQDPPPARTSNRRGKVTAEVASPEARPTRATRSRKKL, encoded by the exons atgagTGTCGTGGGCTCCGTGGTGGTTATCAAGCGGACGGGCGCCGACGGGACGCCCTACCCCATGGTGCACTGCAGCTGCTCCATCGGCAGGAACATcgagtgtgacatccgggtgCAGCTTAACTCAGTGTCCCAGCAGCAGTGTCGCATCGATGTGGACCCCAGCGGGAAG GCGTATCTCACGAACCTGAGTCACAACAACCAAACAGTGCTGGGTGACTACACGCTGGCCCCGGAGGAGGTGTGCATGCTCAGCCACAAGCAGGTCATCAGCGTGGGGGAGAGGAAGTTCCGCTGGGAGTACCCTGAAGACTCCGCCCTGGCTGTGTCTTTCCCCGCTGTCGCCCCTGCAGAAAAAGTGAAGATCCTCGTGCCTGTGGACAAGTCGCCGCTCCCTCGCTATACAGACAGTG CTGGAGTGTCACATCGCTGGAGTATTGATGATGCTTCAGAGGCCAAGAGGAAGAAGGTGTCGTTTGGACCTCAACTGAACCCTGAGCACTTCGACAAGCTCCTGCCGCCCGCCACTCCCGTAAGCAAGGGAGACAAGCCCAACGGTCGCCAGAGTCCCCTCGATGCCCCTTCGTCTGGCCCAGGCAGTGCGAGAAAATCTGGAAGAGTGTCGGTTGCCTCCACATTTGAGAGTATCCCTGAGTATGTTCCCGACACACCCACCAAGAGCCTCCTGCGTCGACGAAGCCCCACCCCAGTCAAGCCCTATCTGGCACGCAGCCTTGGAATCAGCATGGGCAAGCTGCAGGGGGATGTACCCTCCCCAGAGAAAGAAACTCCACACACATCACAAGCCCAACCCACTGAAGTCCCTGCCCAATCCTCTAAGCCAATGCCAACTGACAAGCCTATGGACAGAACACCAGTAAAGAAGCCAGTCACACCACTCAAGCGACCCACACCTGGTCCAAAGACACCCAAATCCCCAAAGGTTATCTCCACAAAGATCGCACACTTGAAGCTCGTGTCCCCAAGTGCTGCTGGGGAGAAATCCACATCTCCCCGAGGCCGCCCCAAGAACACCCCCAGCCCCAAGGCACCGGGAGCAGCCTCGCCTCGTGGTCGCCCCAGGAAGTCCCTATCACCATCGGCAACACCATCACCACGTGGCCGACCAAAGAAGTCTCTATCACCATCACCGCGTGGCCGACCAAAGAAGTCCCTGTCACCAtcagcaacaccatcaccacggGGTAGACCAAAGAAATCCCAGAGTCCCAAGGCACCAGGAACACCAGTACCACGTGGCCGTCCAAAGTCCCAGAGTCCCAAGGCACCACGCGGTCGCCCAAAGTCCCAGAGTCCCAAGGCTCCACGCGGTCGCCCAAAGTCCCAGAGTCCCAAGGCTCCACGCGGTCGCCCAAAGTCCCAGAGTCCCAAGGCTCCACGCGGTCGCCCAAAGTCCCAGAGTCCCAAGGCACCACGCGGTCGCCCAAAGTCCCAGAGTCCCAAGGCACCACGTGGTCGCCCCAAGTCTCAGAGTCCCAAGTCACTCGGAACCCCATTGCCACGTGGCCGCCCCAAGAAGTCCCTGAGCCCTTCTCCTAAGCTGCAAGGGTCCCTCAAGAGGCCTGCAAGTACCAGCCAGGTTTCcagcaccccccaaaaaaagttgTTCAAGTTTTCTAACTCTCCTCTTAAACCACCAGCACCCAAGACACTCACACCCAAGCTTGGCACCCCAAAGAGAGCTGGCACCCCTACATATGTTACTCCCAAAAAGTTTATGAAGGTTGGTACCCCTAAAAGTGTTGGGAAAATTAATAATGCCACTCCCAAGAAGCCCTCCTCACCAAAGGCTTCCCCAAAGGTGGCCACTCCCAAGGCTTCTCCCAAGTCAGCAACTCCTAAGGGTTCTCCCAAGCTGTCATCCCCAAAGCCATCAACACCTAAGGGTTCTCCCAAAGCAGGAACTCCCAAGGGTTCTCCCAAGCTCTCATCTCCTAAATCTGCCACCCCCAGGAAAGTAACATCTCCCAAGGTTGTCTCATCCAAGCTGTCGtcccccaaggcttcttccaagcTGTCATCTCCCAAATCTGCAACTCCTAAGGCTTCTCCCAAATCTGCAACTCCTAAGGCTTCTCCCAAATCTGCCACTCCGAAGGCTTCTCCCAAGTCTGCCACTCCCAAGAGA GCAGCAACTCCTAAGGCTTCTCCCAAATCTGCCACCCCCAAGGCTTCTCCCAAGGCAGCAACTCCTAAGGCTTCTCCCAAATCTGCCACCCCCAAG AGAGTATCATCTCCCAAGGCAGCAACTCCTAAGGCTTCTCCCAAATCTGCCACCCCCAAGAGAGTATCATCTCCCAAGGCAGCAACTCCTAAGGCTTCTCCCAAGCTGACATCCCTGAAATCTGCCACCCCCAAAGCTTCTCCCAAGGCAGCAACTCCTAAGGCTTCTCCCAAGTCTGCCACCCCTAAGAGAGTGTCATCTCCCAAGGCAGCAACTCCTAAGGCTTCTCCCAAGTTCCCTACTCCCAAGGCTTCTCCCAAGTTTCCCACACCCAAGTCTTCCCCAAAGGTAGCAGCTTCTAAGGCTTCCCCCAAGTTTCCCACCCCTAAGGCTTCCCCCAAGTTTCCCACACCCAAGTCTGCCACTCCCAAGGCTGCCTCTCCCAAGCTTGCCACTCCCAAGAAGCTTTCAGCCAAGTCCATTTCCCCCAGGTTTCTCTCCTCCAAGCTGGCATCATACAAATGTCCCTCACCCAAGTTTCCGTCACCCAAGCTTTCATCTCCCAAGTCATCTCCTAAGTTTCCCTCACCCAAGCTGTCTCCCAAGTTTTCCTCTCCCAAGTCTGCAGCCAAGAAGTTTTCCTCCCCTAAAGCTGCAAACCTCAAGCTATCCTCTCCCAAGAACCGCTCGTCCCCCAAATTGTCGTCGCCAAAATCCACTTCAAAGGCCGCCACATCTCCAAAGCTATCCTCTCCCAAGCCTAGCCGCCCTAAGAAGCTGTCGACTCCCAGGAAACCCACAACCCCCAAGAAACTGTCCACTCCCAAGGGCACCTCTCCCAAAACCCCTTCCACTCCCAAGCCAGGTCGGCCCAAGACAGTGGCCACCCCTAAAGCTACCACCCCCAAGCCTGGCCATTCTAAGAAGCTGTCAACCCCCAGGTCTGCCAGCCCAAGGAAGCCAGCAACACCCAAGTTTGCCAGCCCAGAGGTGTTGGCAGCCCCTGGGTCTGTCACTCCTTGGTCGGTTAGCCGCAAAAAGCTCTCATCGCCCAAATTTTCGAGCCCTGAGGTCATAGCAGCCCCGGGTTCTGCTAAGGGCAAGAAGTCCCAGAGCCCCAAGTTTGCCAGTCCCAAGAATGTCTGCGCGGTGCTTCTGACGCCACCACACACTGGCAGCCCCAAAGCATCAAGCACCAGTAAGCTGACACCTCCCAAGTCACCCGGGGTCAAGAGGTCTGCCACACTCAAGACACCAACTCCCAAGAAACTGAAGACAGACAGCCCCAAGAACAGTGGGTCAGCAACACCCAAATCCACCGGCAAGAAACACCCCAGAACCCCGGCCTCTGCTCTTCGCATCAAGGCAGCAACATCAAGGTCCACCCACAAGAAGGTCACTATCAAGAGCCAGACTTCTGCCACGCCGGGCCTCAAGTCAG GAAAGCTGTCCAGGGTGATGAAGGCCAAGACGCCCAAGAAGACCTGGGCTGACGTGCTGAAGAAGGGGCTGACGGGGAAGGGGGCGGCCCTCTCCCGCTCCCAGAAGGCACGGACTGTTCTGGCGGCAACTCGCACCATGCACAAGCAATCCAAAAGGACTGTGCAGCCCAAGAAGACCAAG CAAACATTTCCCTTCCAGGAGGCAGCCCTGAAGCAGCAGGAGGtggccagcaccaccagcacggGCCACGCCAACTCTCCAGCTCCAATCATCATCCGCCGGAAGACAACCCAGACCCCCAAGGTGTTCAGGCGGGGCCAGAAGCAGCCATGCCCCGTCAACCAGCCTGGGGGGGTGGGCGACACCGCTGACCTGGAGGGCCTGTCCTCCCTCATGGCCACCCCCAGGGTGCCACCTCAGG GAGAGACAGCTGTGCCATCCCCAAGAGGCAGGGTGAAGGCCACCCCCCGGACCTCACCGTCCCAGCGGCTGCGCCGGGCTCTGCGCAGCTCCCCGTCCTCGTCCTCTGCCAACACCTCCATCAGCTCCATCAACATGACCAACTTTGACTTCTCTGCTGTCAGGACTCCTGAACTCACCAAGGACCTCTTTGTGTCTTCCCTGGAGACACCAGCCCCCTGCGGCACACCGGAGAGTGTGTACAGAAACCCTGCAGACAGACAGGCCCTGGACTCCCCGGTGCAGGTCACCATAGAGGCCGATGCCACCACCTTTGACTTTGGCAACGCCCACACACCCGACGTGACCCAGGACAAGTTTGTCTCCCCCGTGAGTGGTCTCAGGACTCCCAGAACAGCCATCTCAACGCCAAAGCCACAGCTGAAGAACATGGCCCCACTCAGGAACCTCTCTGCGGAGTCTATACCTCAGGAACAGCAAGAGACAAGTTCCAGGGATGCAGCGTCAGAGGAGAACCTTGAGGGAGCTGCAGGAACTTCATCCCAAGCCAACCACACAGACGCTGCAAGTGTGAAGAAGCTCCTTAGGACGCCCAAGGCTGCCACATCACCCCAGGCAGATTACACAGATGTTGCCGGTGTGAAGAAGCTGCTTAAAACACCAAGAGCTGCACCGCCATCACCACAAGCCAACTACACGGACGTGGCCGGCGTGAAGAAGCTCCTCAGGACACCCAAACCTGCAGCGACATCCCCTCAGGCTGACTACACCAATATAGTGGGGACAAGGAAGCTGATGAAGACGCCCGGGCCTGTACCAGCATCCCCTGAAGCTGACTACACCAATGTTGCAGGTGTAGGCAAGATGCTGAGGACCCCCAAGCCCGCGCCAGCATCCCCTGAGGCTGACTACACACAAGTGGCAGGGATGAAGAAGCTGCTGAGGACCCCCAAGCCTGCTGTGGCATCCCCTGAGGCTGATTATACCAATGTTGCTGGTGTTGGAAAACTGCTGAGAACACCCAAGCCTGCTGTGGTCTCTCCCAAAGCTGACTACACCAATGTTGCAGGTGTGGGCAAGCTGCTCAGGACTCCCAAGGCTGCTGTGGCATCCCCCGAGGCTGACTACACCAATGTTAGAGGTGTTAGACATTTGCTGCGCTCGCCCAAGACTCCCACAAACACACCTGAAGCTGATTTTACAGGTGTGGCTATGCTCCTGTCCACACCTGAGCCACAGCTGGAAGATGATGCAGCTGTGAGGgttgagagagcaagaaagaCTCCCTTGGCAGACCACACCAACGTGGACCGCTCACAGTCCCCGGTGCGAGGAGCGAAAGGCAAGGCTGCCACCCCTCAGAAGGAAGCCTCCCCGGCCACCAGCTCCCCTTCAGAAAATATTCCGCCccagggccaggaggaggagggccctGCGCCGCGGAGGTCACAGAGGAAGCCCAAGGCAGCCGACCAGCAGAGTGAGGTCACGCCAGTCAGGCGGATGCGCTCCAGAAGGAAGATCGAGGACTGTGTCTTGGAGCTGGTGCAGTCTCCCATTGGCTCCACACACTCCCTGCTCTCCACGCCTCTGGAGGAACAGCCAACACCCACGAGAAAGTCCAAGAGGACCaggaaaggaggggtggatgCGGATCAGGACACCCCCAGCAAAGCCTTGGTTGCACCCGGCACCCCGGTCACAGTTCTCCAGGCAACAGTGGATGCAGGTGAAGTAGCACCCCTTCCAGAGGTGCTCCCCTCACCTGAAGAAGACTCCATCCAGGGAAAgcaaggcaaggaggaagaggcagccaCACCTCGGCCAAAGAAAGGCAGAGCAAAGAAGGAGCTCTCGGATGAAACCGAGGTACAAAATGTCCCTGCGAAGACGCTGGATGAGAATGTCGCAGTAGAGTCCCCGGCAAAGACCACCCGCAGGGGAAGAGCTGCCAAGGGAACAGCAGCAGAGTCGGATACAAAGGagtcagtggaggaggaggcccgGCCTGCTCCCAcagtgagagggaggggaaggagagcagTGGCAGCAGCGGCACCTGTTGAAGATTCCAGCCAGAGAGAACAGAGCGCCGAAGCGTCTCTACCAAAGGGACGTGGAACAAAAAATAAGCTCCCAGACGAGGAGGTTGAGGTACAAAATGTCCCTGACAAGACCTCTTCATCAGATGAGGATGTCACAGAGTCTCCGGCAAAGATCACTCGCAGAGGAAGAACTGCAAAGGGAGCAGCAGCAGAGTCTGGCAAGAAGAAGTCTGTGGAAGAGGCGGCCCAGCTTACTCCCAcagtgcgagggagaggaaggagagcagcggcagtagcagcagcagcggctATAGCAATTGGCTCTCCAAAAGACCAAACAAGCAAGGACGACAAACCCCAAGCCTCCAAGAGCAAGAGAGGCCAGAGCAAGGAAGAGCATGACACCGCTGCggtggaggagggtgggaagggaacaAGGAGGACCAGAAGGAAGGTGGCTTTTGCCGACGAGCCCGACACGAAACAAAGTAAGGACGAGGACAGTGAAGAAAAGTCCATCCCTGCCAAGAGACCAGCAGCAAGGAAGACAAGAGGTGGGAGGggaagcaagaaggaggaggaggaggatgaagctgAAGACAAGGAGAATAACAGTCCACCCAAGAAGGCAAGGACACAGAGGACAAGGGCCAAGAAGGGAGacactgctgatgatgatgaaggcaAGGCAGAGGACAAGGAAGATGAGGACAATGCAACTCCTGCCAAGAGGGGAAAGAGGCCGCTGAGAACAAAATCCAAGAATACCAGtgaggaaaaaatggatgaagacaCAAAGACTGAAGAAGAGAAAGCTGCCACAACCAAGAAGGGAAGGCCGAGGAAGGCAGCAgctaagaagggaggaaaggacgacgagaagatggaggagaaggaagatgtgcCCAGCGAGGACTCCAAAGACGAGGAGTGTGTGCCCACGCCCCccaagagagggaggaggcaacAGAAGGCTGCGCAGGACCCTCCCCCCGCCAGGACCAGCAACAGAAGAGGCAAAGTCACGGCCGAGGTTGCTTCCCCAGAGGCCAG GCCTACAAGAGCAACACGATCTCGCAAGAAACTGTAA